In uncultured Bacteroides sp., the following proteins share a genomic window:
- a CDS encoding DUF190 domain-containing protein, which yields MEAKGEAKILRIFTSNTDKFKHSLLYETVVFAAKRYGLAGATVTKGIMGFGSSSVIRSVKFWEITEKLPIVVEIVDESSKIDFFIEKILPWFDYLSCGCLITVENASIVLYQQGKKKKK from the coding sequence ATGGAAGCAAAAGGTGAAGCAAAGATATTGCGGATATTTACCAGCAATACAGACAAGTTTAAACATTCTCTTCTTTATGAGACGGTTGTTTTTGCAGCCAAGCGATACGGACTTGCCGGAGCAACTGTTACAAAGGGAATAATGGGATTTGGTTCAAGCAGTGTTATCCGTTCAGTTAAATTCTGGGAGATCACAGAGAAACTACCTATTGTGGTAGAAATAGTAGACGAATCTTCTAAAATAGATTTCTTTATAGAAAAGATTCTTCCATGGTTCGATTACCTGTCATGTGGTTGTCTTATCACTGTAGAAAATGCTTCCATTGTATTGTACCAGCAAGGCAAAAAAAAGAAAAAATAG
- the crcB gene encoding fluoride efflux transporter CrcB encodes MIKTLFIIGSGSFIGGVSRYLTSRFIQNSVISSFPFGTFIVNILGCFLVGFFYGLSERGNLINNEWRMFLTIGFCGGFTTFSTFSSENVSLLRDGNFFYFAIYASLSLFLGLTATYLGNLITKIF; translated from the coding sequence ATGATAAAAACACTGTTTATAATCGGTTCCGGTAGTTTCATTGGTGGCGTATCACGTTACCTCACTTCCCGATTTATACAAAACAGTGTTATCTCCTCATTTCCTTTCGGCACATTTATAGTTAATATACTCGGCTGTTTCCTTGTGGGCTTCTTTTATGGGCTCTCTGAACGAGGAAACCTGATCAACAATGAATGGCGGATGTTCCTCACCATAGGTTTTTGCGGCGGATTTACAACATTTTCTACTTTTTCCAGCGAAAATGTATCTCTGTTAAGAGACGGTAACTTCTTTTATTTTGCAATTTACGCCAGCTTAAGCTTATTTCTGGGATTAACAGCCACCTATCTAGGTAATCTTATCACTAAAATATTTTGA
- a CDS encoding DUF4199 domain-containing protein, whose protein sequence is MMENRSFMNKYAMQYGSYMGIFWIVKFAFFPLGLTIPFLEFFFLILTILVPFVGYYLTRMYRDKVCGGGISFGHAWVFTAFMYMFAALLTSVGHYLYFRFIDNGFVASAYLEMIKQLEKSQPVGLGDSLKQIEETIKMLGNLRPIEIIMQLLSQNVIYGAFMALPIAFFVKKKVLVTMEDSKGENNQEEDNKE, encoded by the coding sequence ATAATGGAGAATAGAAGCTTTATGAATAAGTATGCCATGCAATATGGTTCTTATATGGGAATTTTTTGGATTGTAAAATTTGCTTTCTTCCCACTTGGGCTTACTATACCCTTTCTGGAATTTTTCTTTCTTATACTAACTATTTTAGTTCCTTTTGTGGGATATTATCTTACCCGAATGTATAGGGACAAAGTTTGTGGTGGTGGCATTAGTTTTGGACATGCCTGGGTATTTACCGCTTTTATGTATATGTTTGCTGCATTACTTACATCTGTAGGGCATTATCTTTATTTCAGGTTTATTGATAATGGGTTCGTTGCAAGTGCTTATCTTGAAATGATTAAGCAATTAGAGAAAAGTCAGCCTGTTGGTTTGGGTGACTCTCTGAAACAAATTGAAGAAACAATAAAGATGCTTGGAAACCTGCGTCCTATTGAGATAATTATGCAATTACTTTCTCAAAATGTAATATACGGAGCTTTTATGGCTCTACCAATTGCTTTCTTTGTAAAAAAGAAAGTGCTTGTTACAATGGAAGATAGTAAGGGAGAGAATAATCAAGAAGAAGATAATAAAGAATAA
- a CDS encoding glycosyltransferase family 2 protein codes for MDISVIIPLFNEEESLPELYAWIDRVMADNGFSYEVIFVNDGSTDRSWEVIEELKAKSDTVKGIKFRRNYGKSPALFCGFKKAQGDVVITMDADLQDSPDEIPELYRMITKDGYDLVSGWKEKRYDPLSKTLPTKLFNATARSVSGVKNLHDFNCGLKAYKNQVVKNVEVYGEMHRYIPYLAKNAGFTKIGEKVVQHQARKYGSTKFGMSRFVNGYLDLLSLWFLSKFGKKPMHIFGLLGSLMFLLGFISVIIVGASKLYSMYSGLEYRLVTDSPYFYLALTSMMIGTQLFLAGFVGELVTRNAPERNNYKIEKEL; via the coding sequence ATGGATATATCTGTAATAATCCCTTTGTTCAATGAAGAAGAATCACTTCCGGAACTTTATGCATGGATAGACCGGGTGATGGCTGATAATGGTTTTTCTTACGAAGTAATCTTTGTAAATGATGGAAGTACCGACCGTTCATGGGAGGTGATTGAAGAACTAAAAGCAAAATCGGATACTGTAAAAGGTATTAAATTTCGTCGTAATTATGGAAAATCGCCTGCATTGTTCTGTGGCTTCAAAAAGGCACAAGGTGATGTGGTGATTACAATGGATGCCGATTTGCAGGATAGTCCGGATGAAATTCCGGAACTTTACAGAATGATTACGAAAGATGGATATGACTTGGTTTCCGGATGGAAAGAAAAAAGATATGATCCGTTGTCTAAAACATTACCTACCAAATTGTTTAATGCTACAGCTCGTTCTGTATCGGGAGTAAAGAACCTTCATGACTTTAATTGTGGATTGAAGGCTTACAAAAATCAGGTAGTGAAAAATGTAGAGGTTTATGGTGAGATGCACCGTTACATTCCTTATCTTGCTAAAAATGCCGGATTTACAAAGATAGGGGAGAAGGTGGTACAACATCAGGCTCGTAAGTATGGCTCTACAAAATTCGGAATGAGCAGATTTGTGAATGGTTATCTGGACTTGCTTTCATTGTGGTTCCTTTCTAAATTTGGTAAGAAGCCTATGCACATTTTTGGTTTGCTGGGCTCATTAATGTTCCTTCTTGGTTTTATATCGGTGATAATTGTGGGTGCTTCAAAGCTTTACTCAATGTATTCTGGTTTAGAATACAGACTGGTAACGGATTCTCCTTATTTTTATCTGGCGCTGACTTCTATGATGATTGGAACTCAATTGTTCCTGGCCGGATTTGTTGGTGAACTGGTTACTCGTAATGCTCCGGAACGTAATAATTACAAAATAGAAAAAGAACTGTAA
- a CDS encoding DUF6452 family protein: MKHLLKLLFLGVFLCSAGGFALIACGETTDCSLAGRPSPRFNFINDSTMKEKALDSLTVIALNTVQGDSVVLNKSAKVSSATLPLSYAGSKTVFVFKYPKKVNDTIWVTHTNTAHFLSMECGITMFHRIDSVKHTFHAIDSVAIINSGVGVNEKENIRVFY; the protein is encoded by the coding sequence ATGAAACATCTATTGAAACTCTTGTTTCTTGGAGTATTTCTTTGCAGTGCTGGTGGTTTTGCACTAATAGCCTGCGGAGAAACTACAGATTGCTCTCTTGCAGGGCGGCCTTCTCCACGTTTCAATTTTATAAACGACAGTACAATGAAAGAAAAAGCGCTGGATTCACTGACGGTTATTGCCCTCAATACAGTGCAGGGAGATTCTGTTGTGCTGAATAAGTCGGCGAAGGTTAGCTCTGCTACACTTCCGCTGAGTTATGCAGGTTCAAAAACTGTATTTGTTTTTAAGTATCCCAAAAAAGTGAATGATACAATTTGGGTTACGCATACTAATACGGCACATTTTCTTTCAATGGAATGCGGCATAACAATGTTTCATCGTATAGATAGCGTAAAACATACCTTTCATGCTATAGATTCTGTTGCAATAATTAATTCAGGAGTTGGTGTCAATGAAAAAGAGAATATTCGCGTCTTTTATTAA
- a CDS encoding DUF6048 family protein, whose product MKKRIFASFINIVALLVMSLPVLAQGQNTEIKLPKEVFPLYNGTFVGVDMYGLGSKAFGADFQSLEVSADVNLKNRYFPVLELGYGKTDEQQDGVSYKSAAPYFRIGMNYNMMFKKKNLSHLYLGARYGFSAFNYDVKGSVSEDGIYSKEVIPFEYTGEKSNAQWVELLFGIRAQIYKDFLMGWSLRYKVKLNAKENSYTSPGFIPGFGENKSTNFGVTYSLIYKLPF is encoded by the coding sequence ATGAAAAAGAGAATATTCGCGTCTTTTATTAATATAGTCGCTTTGCTGGTGATGTCTCTCCCTGTTCTTGCTCAAGGACAGAATACTGAGATTAAATTGCCGAAAGAGGTTTTTCCGTTATATAATGGAACCTTTGTTGGAGTTGATATGTATGGATTAGGAAGTAAGGCATTTGGAGCCGATTTTCAAAGCTTGGAAGTGAGTGCGGATGTTAATCTGAAGAATCGCTATTTCCCCGTACTGGAATTGGGGTATGGGAAAACGGATGAACAGCAGGATGGAGTTTCCTATAAATCAGCTGCTCCTTATTTCAGAATAGGGATGAATTATAATATGATGTTTAAGAAAAAGAATCTGAGCCATCTGTATCTTGGAGCGCGTTATGGGTTTAGTGCATTTAACTATGATGTAAAAGGCTCTGTATCAGAAGATGGCATTTACTCAAAAGAAGTAATTCCATTTGAATATACGGGTGAGAAATCAAATGCTCAGTGGGTGGAATTGCTATTTGGTATAAGGGCTCAGATTTATAAAGACTTTCTGATGGGATGGTCTTTGAGATATAAGGTTAAACTTAACGCAAAAGAGAATTCTTATACAAGTCCAGGGTTTATTCCAGGTTTCGGAGAGAACAAATCAACAAACTTTGGAGTTACTTATTCCTTGATTTATAAACTACCTTTTTAA
- a CDS encoding manganese efflux pump MntP family protein, translating into MTNLENWLIAIGLAMDCLAVSIASGIILKKVHWGNILTMAFFFGFFQFLMPFLGWAGASRFSHLIESFDHWAVFVILCFLGGRMVWESFKDDECKKEFNPASLKVILTLAIATSLDALAVGVSYAFMGIRTFDAILSPILIIGFVSFIISVFGLLFGIFFGCKHNMRVELWGGLILIGIGTKVLIEHLCG; encoded by the coding sequence ATGACAAATTTAGAGAATTGGCTGATTGCGATAGGGTTGGCTATGGATTGTTTGGCCGTGTCTATTGCAAGCGGTATTATTTTAAAGAAAGTTCATTGGGGGAATATCCTTACTATGGCTTTCTTTTTTGGTTTTTTTCAGTTTCTGATGCCTTTCCTGGGCTGGGCTGGCGCAAGTAGATTCAGTCATTTAATTGAAAGCTTTGATCATTGGGCGGTTTTTGTTATCCTCTGTTTTCTTGGTGGAAGAATGGTTTGGGAATCTTTTAAAGATGATGAGTGCAAGAAGGAATTTAATCCCGCTAGCCTGAAGGTGATATTAACTCTGGCTATTGCTACCAGTCTGGATGCGCTTGCTGTAGGCGTTTCTTATGCATTTATGGGGATAAGAACATTTGATGCTATTCTTTCGCCTATATTGATTATCGGATTTGTCTCTTTTATAATCTCTGTTTTCGGGTTACTGTTTGGAATCTTTTTTGGTTGTAAGCACAACATGCGAGTGGAATTGTGGGGTGGATTGATTCTGATTGGTATTGGAACCAAAGTCTTAATAGAACATCTTTGTGGTTAG
- the panD gene encoding aspartate 1-decarboxylase, with product MMIEVMKSKLHCVRVTEADLNYMGSITIDEDLMDAANLIANERVHIVDNNNGERFSTYIIKGERGSGKICLNGAAARKVQVGDIIIIMSYAMMDFEEAKSFKPIVVFPDSVTNKVI from the coding sequence ATGATGATTGAAGTAATGAAGTCAAAGCTACACTGTGTACGTGTAACAGAGGCTGATTTAAATTACATGGGTAGTATCACGATTGACGAAGACTTAATGGATGCAGCCAATCTTATCGCCAATGAGAGAGTACATATCGTGGATAACAATAACGGCGAACGTTTTTCAACTTATATTATCAAGGGCGAACGCGGATCAGGCAAAATCTGTCTGAATGGCGCAGCAGCCCGAAAAGTACAAGTTGGAGACATCATTATTATCATGTCTTATGCCATGATGGATTTTGAAGAAGCTAAAAGCTTTAAGCCAATAGTTGTTTTTCCAGATTCCGTGACTAACAAAGTAATCTGA
- the panC gene encoding pantoate--beta-alanine ligase → MKIVHTIKELQAELTILKTQDKKVGLVPTMGALHAGHASLVKRSAKENDVTVVSVFVNPTQFNDKNDLLKYPRTLDADCKLLEANGCSFVFAPSVEEMYPEPDTRTFSFAPLDTVMEGAFRPGHFNGVAQIVSKLFDAVKPHRAYFGEKDFQQVAIIREMVKQLNYDIEIVGCPIIREEDGLALSSRNARLSAEEREIALKISQTLFKSRTFAADHSVNETIRFVEESIAAERGLRLEYFKLVDGNTLQDIEDWADTNYAVGCITVFCGDVRLIDNIKYKEI, encoded by the coding sequence ATGAAAATTGTACACACTATCAAAGAGTTGCAAGCAGAACTAACAATTCTGAAAACTCAGGATAAAAAGGTTGGATTAGTTCCCACAATGGGTGCTTTGCATGCTGGTCATGCATCATTAGTTAAACGTAGCGCTAAAGAAAATGATGTAACCGTTGTGAGTGTATTTGTAAACCCCACACAGTTTAATGATAAGAATGATTTATTAAAATATCCACGTACGCTCGATGCCGATTGCAAATTACTGGAAGCTAATGGCTGTTCCTTTGTATTTGCTCCGTCGGTAGAAGAGATGTATCCGGAACCAGATACACGAACATTTAGTTTCGCTCCGCTAGACACTGTAATGGAAGGAGCCTTCCGCCCGGGACATTTCAACGGAGTGGCACAAATTGTTAGTAAACTGTTTGATGCAGTAAAACCTCACCGTGCTTACTTTGGCGAAAAGGACTTTCAGCAAGTAGCTATCATTCGCGAAATGGTAAAACAGCTCAATTACGACATTGAAATTGTAGGCTGCCCCATTATACGTGAAGAAGACGGACTGGCTTTAAGCAGCCGAAATGCAAGATTATCTGCAGAAGAACGTGAAATAGCATTAAAAATATCTCAAACATTATTTAAAAGTCGTACCTTTGCAGCAGATCACTCAGTGAATGAAACAATTCGCTTTGTAGAAGAGTCAATTGCCGCTGAGAGAGGGCTACGCCTGGAGTACTTTAAGCTTGTGGATGGAAACACCCTGCAAGACATTGAGGACTGGGCAGATACAAACTATGCAGTGGGCTGTATCACAGTGTTCTGTGGAGACGTCCGACTGATTGATAACATAAAATATAAAGAGATTTAA